One Pelodiscus sinensis isolate JC-2024 chromosome 24, ASM4963464v1, whole genome shotgun sequence DNA segment encodes these proteins:
- the PPP1R35 gene encoding protein phosphatase 1 regulatory subunit 35 isoform X2, with product MWVQGVLVVLLSRVSEPSCAQPLRCRVGERLLVPHPGGALAQPTRGCCPCVPLHWVRLAAVAAGLTLGLLWIRCRRVRFLLASGLDDGAQSPEPPASSSPSVAAGVAPLPMGLGRCGAWTEMGLGALAGDPPPSSNLAAPELHSSLALGREVQAAAHEAFDAHRAAQDLLATSFVVRCNVEEKAATAMNIPREQQLYQGLVSLQVPAEEVLSCAIQEKLSLVQTQPEPRKEPDLEGPDLLMFYEPLELFAETPYLSVEGLPPLRLQPHIRPPASTFQMFRQLQQWDA from the exons ATGTGGGTGCAAGGGGTACTCGTGGTCCTGCTGTCGAGAGTCTCCGAGCCCAGCTGTGCACAGCCTCTGCGCTGCCGGGTTGGGGAGAGGCTGCTGGTGCCCCACCCAGGGGGTGCACTGGCTCAGCCAACCCGAGGCTGTTGTCCCTGTGTCCCACTGCACTGGGTGcggctggcagctgtggcagcaggCCTGACCCTTGGCCTGCTCTGGATTCGGTGCCGGCGG GTTCGGTTCCTGTTGGCCTCTGGCTTGGATGATGGagcccagagcccagagccccCAGCCTCTAGCAGCCCCTCTGTTGCTGCTGGGGTAGCACCACTGCCTATGGGGTTGGGCAGATGTGGGGCATGGACAGAGATGGGACTTGGGGCACTGGCAGGggaccccccaccctccagcaacCTTGCAGCCCCCGAGctgcactccagcctggccctgggcagagAGGTGCAGGCAGCTGCTCATGAGGCCTTTGATGCACATCGTGCTGCCCAAGATCTGCTGGCCACGTCCTTTGTTGTCCGTTGCAATGTGGAGGAGAAGGCTGCCACAG CCATGAACATCCCCCGGGAGCAGCAGCTATACCAGGGGCTTGTGAGCCTGCAGGTACCTGCAGAGGAGGTGCTCAGCTGTGCAATTCAAGAGAAACTGTCACTTGTCCAAACCCAGCCTGAACCCcgcaag gaGCCTGACCTTGAAGGCCCAGACCTGCTGATGTTCTATGAGCCCTTGGAACTGTTTGCAGAGACCCCCTACCTGAGTGTGGAGGGGTTGCCCCCCTTGCGGCTGCAGCCCCACAtccgcccccccgcctccacctTCCAGATGTTCCgccagctgcagcagtgggatgCCTAA
- the PPP1R35 gene encoding protein phosphatase 1 regulatory subunit 35 isoform X1 — MGQQVRFLLASGLDDGAQSPEPPASSSPSVAAGVAPLPMGLGRCGAWTEMGLGALAGDPPPSSNLAAPELHSSLALGREVQAAAHEAFDAHRAAQDLLATSFVVRCNVEEKAATAMNIPREQQLYQGLVSLQVPAEEVLSCAIQEKLSLVQTQPEPRKEPDLEGPDLLMFYEPLELFAETPYLSVEGLPPLRLQPHIRPPASTFQMFRQLQQWDA; from the exons atggggcagcag GTTCGGTTCCTGTTGGCCTCTGGCTTGGATGATGGagcccagagcccagagccccCAGCCTCTAGCAGCCCCTCTGTTGCTGCTGGGGTAGCACCACTGCCTATGGGGTTGGGCAGATGTGGGGCATGGACAGAGATGGGACTTGGGGCACTGGCAGGggaccccccaccctccagcaacCTTGCAGCCCCCGAGctgcactccagcctggccctgggcagagAGGTGCAGGCAGCTGCTCATGAGGCCTTTGATGCACATCGTGCTGCCCAAGATCTGCTGGCCACGTCCTTTGTTGTCCGTTGCAATGTGGAGGAGAAGGCTGCCACAG CCATGAACATCCCCCGGGAGCAGCAGCTATACCAGGGGCTTGTGAGCCTGCAGGTACCTGCAGAGGAGGTGCTCAGCTGTGCAATTCAAGAGAAACTGTCACTTGTCCAAACCCAGCCTGAACCCcgcaag gaGCCTGACCTTGAAGGCCCAGACCTGCTGATGTTCTATGAGCCCTTGGAACTGTTTGCAGAGACCCCCTACCTGAGTGTGGAGGGGTTGCCCCCCTTGCGGCTGCAGCCCCACAtccgcccccccgcctccacctTCCAGATGTTCCgccagctgcagcagtgggatgCCTAA